One part of the Mya arenaria isolate MELC-2E11 chromosome 3, ASM2691426v1 genome encodes these proteins:
- the LOC128226443 gene encoding LOW QUALITY PROTEIN: uncharacterized protein LOC128226443 (The sequence of the model RefSeq protein was modified relative to this genomic sequence to represent the inferred CDS: deleted 1 base in 1 codon; substituted 1 base at 1 genomic stop codon) has protein sequence MNMALTCAVQNCSNGSYWLNRWRKQLCETCGCLHKDKSCICAAPFRLFTFPTVKKNPERREKWKQLIGRKQGSKLWSPPKYCRVCSRHFVDGEPTLQNPLPTLHLGYDDASKRVKRMNQFEATKHMPKQKRMNSEQLLVCDKDVQFYTGLSTKSIFNKLHSFISPFVNRRWTGVTSMIKNVRKFKAKSRYGPDRKLTSKCEFLLMLMKIRLGLLNADLAKRFNILECLVSRIFLAWLRASSLALKAMVYLPDEETLIATKPERFRKLSSLHSIIDCTELFIETPKDLYLXSATWSDYKHHNTLKLLVACSPNSSIIFISKAYLGRVSDKAITLDSNYLDLIPMHCMVMADKVFNIQGECASRNISLYVPPGRRGTSQMPSDCVRKTKKIANHRILI, from the exons ATGAACATGGCCCTGACCTGTGCGGTACAGAACTGTTCTAACGGCTCTTATTGGCTAAATAGATGGAGAAAACAACTTTGTGAGACGTGTGGTTGTCTGCATAAAGACAAGAGTTGCATCTGTGCTGCCCCTTTTAG ACTGTTCACCTTTCCAACGGTAAAGAAGAACCCAGAGCGACGTGAAAAATGGAAGCAACTCATAGGGCGAAAACAAGGAAGTAAACTTTGGTCACCACCAAAATACTGTCGTGTTTGTTCAAG GCATTTTGTTGACGGGGAACCGACTCTACAAAATCCACTGCCAACCCTTCATCTTGGTTATGACGATGCTTCGAAACGGGTAAAGCGGATGAACCAGTTCGAAGCTACAAAACACATGCCTAAACAAAAGCG TATGAACTCAGAACAACTGCTGGTGTGTGACAAAGATGTCCAGTTTTACACTGGCTTGTCAACTAAATCTATCTTCAACAAGCTACACTCATTTATAAGTCCCTTTGTGAATAGGAGATGGACTGGTGTCACATCTATGATAAAGAATGTTCGAAAATTTAAAGCTAAATCACGCTATGGGCCAGACAGGAAATTGACCTCAAAATGTGAATTTTTGttgatgttaatgaaaatcagGTTAGGACTACTTAATGCAGACCTTGCAAAACGCTTCAACATTTTGGAATGTCTTGTTTCAAGAATTTTCCTTGCATGGTTGCGGGCATCTAGCTTAGCTCTTAAAGCTATGGTGTATCTGCCTGATGAAGAGACCCTGATAGCAACAAAACCAGAGCGCTTCCGTAAACTGTCATCCCTACATTCAATAATAGACTGCACAGAGTTATTCATAGAGACC CCCAAAGACTTGTACCTATAAAGTGCAACTTGGAGTGATTATAAACACCATAACACTTTAAAACTGCTTGTGGCCTGCTCTCCGAACAGTTCCATCATTTTCATATCCAAGGCATATCTTGGACGAGTGTCGGATAAGGCCATAACATTGGATTCGAACTATTTGGACCTCATCCCGATGCACTGCATGGTTATGGCAGACAAGGTATTTAACATACAGGGAGAGTGCGCCTCCAGAAATATATCCCTGTATGTACCACCCGGGCGGAGAGGAACATCTCAGATGCCTAGTGACTGTGtcagaaaaactaaaaaaattgCTAATCATAGAATTCTGATTTAG